From Dechloromonas sp. A34:
CCCGCTGACTTCGACGGCGAAGACGCCGGTCATTGGCAGCGGGTTGTGCTTGATGCGGATATTGGCCGTCGCGAAGCCCAGCTGGCGACCGACCTTGTCGCCATGGGAAACCTGGCCGTCGATGATGTAGGGCCGGCCGAGCAGGCGGGCCGCCCGCGCCATGTCGCCACTGGCCAGCGCCTGGCGGACGCCGGAACTGGAAACCCGTTCGCCCTCGACCGTCACGCTCTGCATGGCCTCGACGGTAAAGCCATGGTTCTGGCCCGCCGCCTGAAGCAGCGCGAAATCTCCCGTCCGGCCGCAACCGAAGCGGAAGTCGTCGCCGATGATCAGATGTTTGACCTGCAGGGCGCGGACCAGCACCTGCGCGATGAACTGCTCGGCCGTCAGCGCCGCGAAGGCGGCGTTGAACGGGCAGACCATGGCCTGGGTGGCGCCGAGGTCGGCCAGCAGTTCCAGCTTTTCACGCAGGGTCGAGAGCCGGGCCGGGGCCGAGTCCGGCGTGAAGTATTCGCGCGGATGCGGTTCGAAAGTCAGCACTGTCGGCGCACATTGCAGGCGGTTAGCGGCCGTCGCCAGTTGCCGGACAAGCGCAGCGTGCCCGAGGTGGACGCCATCGAAATTGCCGATGGCCAGTACAACCGGGGCAGGAACGGGACGTGAATGGCCGCGAAAAACGCGCATGGGCTCGGCGATGAAATAAAACGTTGAATTATAACGGGCGCGGCCACTCCCCGGATACGCGAGGTGATCAGGCACCGGGTAAATGACCTGGCGCCGCAGCGGCAAAACGCTGGGCTATTGATCTCGCATTCGGCGCTTTGCCGCTAAAATGCGCCCTGCATTTTCAGATCCGCTCCGGCGCCCGCGCCTCTCACCCTCAGAAAAAAGCACCGACTCATGGAAGCCATCCGCTCACTGATCGCCAACGTCGAAAAAGTCATCGTCGGCAAACGCGCCGTCATCGAACTCGCCGTCGTTTCCCTGCTCTGCCGCGGCCACGTACTACTCGAAGACGTCCCCGGCACCGGCAAGACCATGCTGGCCCGCGCCCTCGCACGCTCGGTCGATGTCGGGATGAAGCGCCTGCAATGCACGCCCGACCTGCTACCCTCGGACATCTCCGGGGTACCGATCTATAACCAGAAGACCACCGAATTCGAATTTCGCCCCGGCCCGGTGTTCACCCACATCCTGCTTGCCGACGAAATCAACCGTGCCACGCCGCGCGCCCAATCGGCCCTGCTCGAATGCATGGAGGAATTCCGGGTCAGCGTCGACGGCACGACCTACGAGTTGCCGAAAGTCTTCATGGTGCTCGCCACCCAGAACCCGATCGACATGGCGGGCACCCATCCGCTGCCCGAAGCCCAACTCGACCGCTTCTTCGTCCGTCTGCACGTCGGCTACCCCAGCCTCGACGAGGAAGTCCGCATCCTGGCGGCGCAGGCCCAGGCCCATCCGATCGACAGCCTGCAGGCGGTGATCGGCGAGGCCGACATCCTGGCCGCCCGCGAGGCGGTCAAGGCTGTCCATATCAGCGGCGACGTCGCCAATTACATTGCGCGGATCAGCGCTGCCACCCGCCAGCATCCCGAGCTCCGGCTGGGTGCCAGCCCGCGCGGCTCGCTGGCGCTGGCCCGCGGTGCGCAGGGCATGGCCTACCTCCATGGCCGCGACTTCGTTACCCCGGATATCGTCAAGGCGATGGCCAGCGCCATCCTCGAACACCGGCTGATCGTCCGGCCCCAGGCAGCCGCCCTCGGGCGCAGCGCGCGCGACATTCTCAGCGAGATCCTGAACCAGCTGCCGCCGCCGGTCTGAGCATGTCCGCCGCCCCGCTTACCGGCTGGCTGGCCGCGCGCCGCAAGGCGCTGGTGCTGATCGCCCTGACCGTCATCGCCTACCTGGCCGCCATCAACCGCGGCCAGGCCTTCCCCTGGGCGATGGCCGGCTTGCTGACGGCAACCCTGATCACCGGTTACACCTGGCCGCACTGGCTGGTCAAACGCCTGTCGGCGACGCGCACCGGCCCGACCCGAGCCGAGGAAGGCGAAACCATCGCCTTTCAGGTAGTGGTCGCGAACCGCGGCTGGCTGCCCCGCTTCATGGTCGAGTTCATAGACCACCTGCCCTTTGCCGGCCCGGCCGAAACGGGCACGAAGTCCTCCGAAAAAGTCCTCGGCCTGCTCGCCTATCTGCCGGGACTGCGCAGCAGTCACTTTGAGGTCAGCGTACTCTGCGAAAAGCGCGGCCATTACCAACTCGGGCCGGTCGCGCTGGCCTCGAGCTTTCCCCTTGGACTGGCCGAGGCGCGGCAATCCCGACGCGATGGCGTGCAGACCCTGACCGTCTACCCCGATGTCTTCAACATCATGGCCCTGCCCTTGCGCGGCGCCCCCAGCCAGATTCACCGCGGCGGCTACGTGCTGCCCGAGGGCGCCGGCGCCGCCGAGTTCGCCGGTCTGCGCGACTACCGCCGCGGCGACAACCCGCGCCATATCCATTGGCCGTCGACCGCCCGCCTGAACGAGCTGATCGTCCGCGAATACGAGCCGCTCGCCTCGGCCTGCCTCTATCTGGTCCTCGATCAGCGCCAGGCCGCGAATATCGGTCATGGCAAGGAATCGACCTTTGAGTACGCGGTGCGCATCGCGGCTTCGATGGCCCGCTACGCCTGCCTGCAGAACATCCGGACCCGGGTCGCCGGGGAAGGACAGCACCTTGTGCGCCTCCCGGCCGGTGCCGGCGACGCCCACTACCAGGACATCCTGGACCATCTGGCGGTGGTGGACTGCGACGGCCGGACGGCTTACGCCGACCTGCTGACCGAAATCGGCGCCGACTGTATCCGCGGCGAGACAGCGGTGGTTTTTCTCGCGGAGAACCCCGCCTATGCGGAACGGACTTTGCAAGCGCTGGCCATCCTGCAAGCCCGGCGCGTCCATATTTTCGCCGTCGTTTTCGACCAGGACTCCTTCCGGGCCGGCGACAACGGCCCGCCAATCGCTGCCGCGGACGGGCTGACCGGCGCCCTGCTCGAACTCGGCGCCCACATCGTCCGGGTCCGCCGGGGTGACGATCTCGTGCAACTGTTCAATTCATGAGCCCGCCGTTGACCTACCTCCCGGCCTATCTCGGCCTCTTTGCCGCGCTGCTGCTTGCGGTCGCCTGCAACGCCTTTCTCGACATCCAGTACGGCAGCTTCGGCACCGAAGTCATCCTCTGGGCCGTGGCCCTCGCCTGGACCCTGAGCGTCGGCTGGAAGCAACAC
This genomic window contains:
- a CDS encoding bifunctional riboflavin kinase/FAD synthetase translates to MRVFRGHSRPVPAPVVLAIGNFDGVHLGHAALVRQLATAANRLQCAPTVLTFEPHPREYFTPDSAPARLSTLREKLELLADLGATQAMVCPFNAAFAALTAEQFIAQVLVRALQVKHLIIGDDFRFGCGRTGDFALLQAAGQNHGFTVEAMQSVTVEGERVSSSGVRQALASGDMARAARLLGRPYIIDGQVSHGDKVGRQLGFATANIRIKHNPLPMTGVFAVEVSGLGDKPLPGVANLGIRPTVGGTRPLLEVHLFDFDRDIYGAHISVRFVKKLRDEQRFPNFDALKAQIAADAAVARAFFTL
- a CDS encoding AAA family ATPase, whose translation is MEAIRSLIANVEKVIVGKRAVIELAVVSLLCRGHVLLEDVPGTGKTMLARALARSVDVGMKRLQCTPDLLPSDISGVPIYNQKTTEFEFRPGPVFTHILLADEINRATPRAQSALLECMEEFRVSVDGTTYELPKVFMVLATQNPIDMAGTHPLPEAQLDRFFVRLHVGYPSLDEEVRILAAQAQAHPIDSLQAVIGEADILAAREAVKAVHISGDVANYIARISAATRQHPELRLGASPRGSLALARGAQGMAYLHGRDFVTPDIVKAMASAILEHRLIVRPQAAALGRSARDILSEILNQLPPPV
- a CDS encoding DUF58 domain-containing protein, with translation MSAAPLTGWLAARRKALVLIALTVIAYLAAINRGQAFPWAMAGLLTATLITGYTWPHWLVKRLSATRTGPTRAEEGETIAFQVVVANRGWLPRFMVEFIDHLPFAGPAETGTKSSEKVLGLLAYLPGLRSSHFEVSVLCEKRGHYQLGPVALASSFPLGLAEARQSRRDGVQTLTVYPDVFNIMALPLRGAPSQIHRGGYVLPEGAGAAEFAGLRDYRRGDNPRHIHWPSTARLNELIVREYEPLASACLYLVLDQRQAANIGHGKESTFEYAVRIAASMARYACLQNIRTRVAGEGQHLVRLPAGAGDAHYQDILDHLAVVDCDGRTAYADLLTEIGADCIRGETAVVFLAENPAYAERTLQALAILQARRVHIFAVVFDQDSFRAGDNGPPIAAADGLTGALLELGAHIVRVRRGDDLVQLFNS